The following is a genomic window from Methanoplanus sp. FWC-SCC4.
TCTAAGACAGGGTCCAAGTCCCGGACCTCTTGAAAAAGCAATACCTTTTATTTTATGTATGTCCTGACCAAGAAGCGCCTTTTCGATTACCTCCTTCATAGCGGAGGCGTGGTGCTGCGAAGCCTCGCGGGGGTGAATACCTCCGGACGGCGGGCTATAGGGTCTGGAAAAGAGAGAAATCACGTCCTCTCCGAAAAGAGCGGCACTGAGGTTCCACGCTGTCCCCTCAATCCCTAATATCTGCCCAGATTCAGGCATTATCACTTATTTTGTAAATTCTGTATATCCGCACTTTCCACATGCAACGCGATCCTTGTGTTCAGCCATGAAAACACCAGGTCCGCAGCGTGGGCAGTGTCTGCGCTGTGCAACAGCATTGTCGCCCTCAACCTTGTAATACTCGTGACGTTTTACTGCCATATTACTCAGGCCTCCTCATTGGATTCTTCACCCTCAGGCTTTTCTTCCTCAAAGGTACTGCGCTCAACAACGTACTCAAGCTCT
Proteins encoded in this region:
- a CDS encoding 30S ribosomal protein S27ae → MAVKRHEYYKVEGDNAVAQRRHCPRCGPGVFMAEHKDRVACGKCGYTEFTK